AGTCGCCTTGGGCTTCAGGTCCCCACAGTAACAGTAGGGAATGACCGAAGGTATCGGCGGGAGTGGAAACCGCCACAGTCAGGAAGTTACAGCCTTCCAAGTAGGAAGAGGCTAAACCGTGGGTATACCAAGATGTCACAAAAGTTGTACCCGTCAGCCAAGCTCCAACCGCCAAGTAGGCGCAAGGGAGCAGGAGTAGACCTGACCAACCGATGAATACAAAGCGATCGCGCTTTAGCCAGTCATCGAGTGCGTCAAACCATCCTCTTTGGCTGGGAGCGCGTCCGACAGCTATTGTCATAACGTGTAGATCTCCAAGAATTTATAAGTACGAAAGAAAAGCCATCTTACTCGGTCAACCGACTCAGGCTGTGCCTAAGCAGATAATTGACCCGATTGTGAGTAAAGTTTACTTTTCTTTACGGTCTTGAACTTATCTTAAAAGAAATTTTCAAATTTTGCCACTGTTATTCGTCATTCGTCATTTGTCATTTGTCATTCGTCATTCGTCCTTCCCCAGCTCCCCCAGCTTCCCCAGCTCCCCCAGCTCCCCCAGCTCCCCCAGCTCCCTCTGCTCCCCCAGCTCCCCCAGCTCCCCCAGCTCCTCCACCCCTCCGCACCCCAGCTCCCTCATCTGTGCCAACTCCCGTCTAAGATAAGAGGGAGAGTATCGCGCTTGAGAGTAGCATGTTCACGATTGACTTGACTTTGAAAAACACGCCCTTCCCCTTATCCGTGCAACGGAAGTCAGCAGAAGCGGCGGAAGAAACTTACCAGGAAATTATGAAAGCAATGAGTTCGGGTAAACCTGAGTTCATGGAACTGACGTGTGAACACCAGTCCGATAAGAAAATTGGCGTTCTCACCAATGAGATCAGTGCGGTGATGATTTCTCAGAAATCTGGTGCTGTGGGGGCAGGGCGTACACCCGGTTTCTTTGCCTTAGCTGAAGAACAACAGTAATCACCAACGTCATGGTTCAAACCGCAATTACGGTACAGGATCTATGCTTCAGTTGGTCTAGTGGAGCATCGGTTTTAGACGCTTGCTCTCTAGAAGTTCCCAAGGGTGAGTTTTGGATGCTCTTGGGGACAAATGGCAGTGGTAAATCAACATTGTTGCGGTTGCTAGCTGGATTATTGTCACCTGATTCGGGTGAGATACAGATTTCGGGACTCATTGGATTTGTCTTCCAAAATCCTGACCATCAGCTGGTTATGCCGACAGTCGGTGCAGATGTGGCGTTTGGATTGGTGGAGGAGAAACTTTCGATCGCCCAAGTTCGCGCCCGAGTCACCGAAGCCTTAGCCGCTGTCAATTTGCTGGATTTACAACGACGCCCGATTTACGCTCTGAGTGGGGGACAAAAGCAGCGTATTGCTATTGCGGGTGCGATCGCGCGTCAGTCTGAGATCCTTTTATTGGATGAGCCAACAGCTTTGCTTGATCCCGATACTCAGTTAGATCTGGTGGCTCAAGTTCAGCGCTTGGTCAAAAGTCGTGGGTTAACCGCCCTTTGGGTGACTCATCGGTTGGAAGAGTTGAATTACTGTGACGGCGCATTTTTGCTGGAAAATGGGCGGGTGGTAGCACAGGGAGAACCGGAGCGACTCAAGCAACGGCTTCTAGGTGAGACAAAACTGTCATCATAAATTAATATAAAGAGGAGATTGAGAAAAATTAACAAAAAATATTAAATTAACCTTGAAAAATGCCCTCTCCCCCACCCCAGGTTACTTTACTGGTTGATGGTTATAACATCATCGGCACCGAGTCGAGTTTGACCAAGATGCGCGATCGCCATGGACTATTGGCAGCGCGGCAAGAATTAGTTGAGGTTTTAATTAACTATAGTGCCTTTCGCGGTTATAAAACTAAAGTCGTCTTTGACGCTCACTATCAACCGACTGGAACGCGCCACGAAGATATAACCCCCCATGTATCCATCTGCTATACAGATTTTGGTCAGACCGCCGATAGCTACATCGAAAAATTTTGTGCGGCTGTTCGCAGTAAACCGAAGCTGTTCAAGCAACGATTAATCGTCGCAACTTCAGATCGGGCGCAGCAGCTAACCGTTACTGGGTATGGGGCAGAATGGATGTCCTCGCAACAGTTAATTAGCGATGTTCATTGCACAAGTCGTCGAGTCCGCCGCCGACAACGATCGCCCAAACAATCTCGCGGTCGTTTTTTAATGCATTCCCTTGACAAATCGGCACAACAACGGTTATCTCAATGGCGTCAGGGTATTCGCTGATACAGGGAAACGTCGCTCCCTCTTGAATTATTAACAAATCAATGTAGCTATTCAGAGGCTGTCTCGAAAAAGGTTGTTTGGGACGCCGATAGAACTCATTGGCACAAACAATTAGGCATGAACATTACTCAAGATAATGGAATAGAACCCAAGTCGCAAAAAAGACACCAGCTCATCCCGGCTATTCTCAATTCTCTAGACGAGGTCGTTTGGTCAGCGTCAGCCCAAACTTATAAGCTACTGTATATTAATCAAGCTGCCGAGACCATTTTGGGCAGAACCCTTTGTGAACTGTATGATCAGCCAACTCTATGGGAGTTGATGATTCATCCCGATGATCGCCAGCGAGTTCAGCAGCAGTTTCAGAGTTTAGGAGAAAGCGGTAATCAAGCCGTAGAATACAGAATTGTCCGACCTGATGGGGAGGTGCGCTGGATACACAATCGCGTTTGTGCGATCGCGGATGAGACAGGTACTGTGATTCGGATTGATGGGATTGCCAGGGATATCACCCAACGCAAACAAGCCGAAGTCCAACTCTGTCCCGAAAATGACCTACTCCAGGGCATCATGCAAACCAGTATAGCGGCGATTACCGTCGTTGATACTCAAGGTAACATCATCTTTGCCAACGCGCGATCGCAGCAAGTCCTCGGTTTGACTCAATCCGAATTAGTAGAACGTCGATACAACTGTCCTACTTGGCAGATTACTGATTTTCAAGGCGGACCCTTTCCAGAGGAACAACTACCATTCCAACAGGTGATGGTAACAGGTCAACCCGTTTTCGATGTCCAGCACGCGATTGAATGGGCGGATGGAACCCGTAAATACCTTTCGGTTAATGGCGCTCCCTTAAAAGATGCCGACGGAGTTATCACCCATATTGTTTTCTCGGTTACTGATATTAGTCACCACAAACACGTCGAAGAACAGTTATGCCACGATGCTTTACATGATAACTTAACCAGGTTACCGAATCGGACTCTATTTATGGAGCGGGTTAACCATGCAATTAAATTAGCCAAACGGAATCAGGATTATTTATTTGCGGTTCTGTTCCTGGATTTGGATCGCTTTAAAGTAGTGAATGATAGCTTGGGGCATGATGTCGGGGATCAACTCCTAACTGCCACCGCCCGTCAGCTAGAAAAGTGTGTACGAACCACTGACACCGTTGCCCATTTAAGTGGCGATGAATTTACGAT
This is a stretch of genomic DNA from Coleofasciculus chthonoplastes PCC 7420. It encodes these proteins:
- a CDS encoding energy-coupling factor ABC transporter ATP-binding protein, producing MVQTAITVQDLCFSWSSGASVLDACSLEVPKGEFWMLLGTNGSGKSTLLRLLAGLLSPDSGEIQISGLIGFVFQNPDHQLVMPTVGADVAFGLVEEKLSIAQVRARVTEALAAVNLLDLQRRPIYALSGGQKQRIAIAGAIARQSEILLLDEPTALLDPDTQLDLVAQVQRLVKSRGLTALWVTHRLEELNYCDGAFLLENGRVVAQGEPERLKQRLLGETKLSS
- a CDS encoding NYN domain-containing protein, whose translation is MPSPPPQVTLLVDGYNIIGTESSLTKMRDRHGLLAARQELVEVLINYSAFRGYKTKVVFDAHYQPTGTRHEDITPHVSICYTDFGQTADSYIEKFCAAVRSKPKLFKQRLIVATSDRAQQLTVTGYGAEWMSSQQLISDVHCTSRRVRRRQRSPKQSRGRFLMHSLDKSAQQRLSQWRQGIR
- a CDS encoding putative bifunctional diguanylate cyclase/phosphodiesterase, with amino-acid sequence MNITQDNGIEPKSQKRHQLIPAILNSLDEVVWSASAQTYKLLYINQAAETILGRTLCELYDQPTLWELMIHPDDRQRVQQQFQSLGESGNQAVEYRIVRPDGEVRWIHNRVCAIADETGTVIRIDGIARDITQRKQAEVQLCPENDLLQGIMQTSIAAITVVDTQGNIIFANARSQQVLGLTQSELVERRYNCPTWQITDFQGGPFPEEQLPFQQVMVTGQPVFDVQHAIEWADGTRKYLSVNGAPLKDADGVITHIVFSVTDISHHKHVEEQLCHDALHDNLTRLPNRTLFMERVNHAIKLAKRNQDYLFAVLFLDLDRFKVVNDSLGHDVGDQLLTATARQLEKCVRTTDTVAHLSGDEFTILLEDIKDIKDATRVAERIQATLKAPFNLNNHEVFTSASIGIALSSTGYERSEDILRDADIAMYRAKELGKARHEIFDKIMHARALELLRLENDLRRALERQEFEVYYQPITSLVTGMLTGFEALVRWRHPELGLVSPAEFIPVAEDTGLIIPLGEWVLHEACRQLRMWHTQFPTPEPLKMSVNLSGKQIKEPDLIEQIDHILAETGLDGSFLKLEITESILMENAETVTKMLLQLRARNIQLSVDDFGTGYSSLSYLHRFPVNTLKIDRSFVSKMNPKNRNTEIIRTIITLAHSLRMDVIAEGVETLEQLTELKLLNCEQGQGYLFSKPLTKCAAGLLLGGIPQW